A single Venturia canescens isolate UGA chromosome 1, ASM1945775v1, whole genome shotgun sequence DNA region contains:
- the twf gene encoding twinfilin isoform X1 → MSHQTGIKANDALKKIFAKCRDGKIRVLKVSIENEELAPAASSKPSGKWQDDYDKMVKPLVVEDQPAYILYRLDTKSSDSGYDWLFISWSPDTAPIRQKMLYASTKATLKQEFGTACIKDELHGTVPEDITMEGYRRHKKNDAAPVPLTTAEEELVELKKSTINTDYSVETRHQTLSGVAFPVTDEAKNAIVDFGKGIHEYIQLRIDLEEEKIHLVMVASEVSLDKLPTKVPADSARYHLFNFKHTHEGDYMECVVFIYSMPGYSCSIKERMLYSSCKAPFLDLIQSLGVNIAKKLEIDDGNQLTEEYLQEELHPKVNLHRPKFAKPKGPPSRGAKRITKVQDVETSGQEA, encoded by the exons ATGTCTCATCAAACAGGAATAAAAG ccaaCGACGCTCTCAAGAAAATATTCGCCAAATGTCGTGATGGAAAAATCCGTGTGCTCAAAGTATCCATTGAAAATG AGGAACTAGCACCTGCGGCATCGTCGAAGCCTTCTGGAAAATGGCAGGATGATTACGACAAGATGGTCAAACCTCTAGTAGTAGAAGATCAGCCGGCGTACATACTCTACAGATTAGATACAAAGTCGTCCGATTCAGGTTATGATTGGTTGTTTATCTCGTGGTCTCCCGATACAGCCCCCATACGCCAAAAGATGTTGTATGCTTCAACGAAAGCAACGCTCAAGCAGGAATTCGGCACGGCTTGTATAAAAGATGAGCTGCACGGTACTGTCCCAGAGGACATAACAATGGAAGGTTATCGCAGgcacaaaaaaaacgatgctGCTCCTGTTCCTCTGACCACTGCCGAGGAAGAACTTGTggagttaaaaaaaagtacCATTAACACGGACTACAGTGTTGAAACGAGGCATCAGACACTCAGTGGAGTCGCTTTCCCCGTCACTGACGAGGCCAAAAACGCTATCGTCGATTTTGGCAAAGGAATACACGAGTACATACAACTTCGAATCGAtctcgaagaagaaaaaattcatctcgtTATGGTCGCCTCCGAAGTCTCGTTGGATAAACTCCCGACCAAAGTTCCCGCCGATTCGGCCAGATATcatctttttaattttaaacATACTCACGAGGGTGATTATATGGAATGTGTAG TCTTCATATACAGCATGCCCGGATACAGTTGTAGCATTAAGGAGAGGATGTTGTATTCATCTTGCAAAGCTCCATTTCTGGATCTCATCCAATCGCTCGGTGTAAACATAGCAAAAAAG CTTGAAATAGATGACGGGAATCAGCTAACCGAGGAATATTTACAAGAGGAATTGCATCCGAaagttaatttgcatcgaccAAAATTTGCGAAACCGAAGGGTCCGCCGAGCAGAGGTGCTAAACGAATAACGAAGGTTCAAGATGTAGAGACGTCCGGTCAAGAGGCTTGA
- the twf gene encoding twinfilin isoform X2, whose protein sequence is MSHQTGIKANDALKKIFAKCRDGKIRVLKVSIENEELAPAASSKPSGKWQDDYDKMVKPLVVEDQPAYILYRLDTKSSDSGYDWLFISWSPDTAPIRQKMLYASTKATLKQEFGTACIKDELHGTVPEDITMEGYRRHKKNDAAPVPLTTAEEELVELKKSTINTDYSVETRHQTLSGVAFPVTDEAKNAIVDFGKGIHEYIQLRIDLEEEKIHLVMVASEVSLDKLPTKVPADSARYHLFNFKHTHEGDYMECVVFIYSMPGYSCSIKERMLYSSCKAPFLDLIQSLGVNIAKKLEVNTGEELTDMLEDPPTIKDTAATTPVTPSTPSAPIQTLPEKKSKQKRSCVLS, encoded by the exons ATGTCTCATCAAACAGGAATAAAAG ccaaCGACGCTCTCAAGAAAATATTCGCCAAATGTCGTGATGGAAAAATCCGTGTGCTCAAAGTATCCATTGAAAATG AGGAACTAGCACCTGCGGCATCGTCGAAGCCTTCTGGAAAATGGCAGGATGATTACGACAAGATGGTCAAACCTCTAGTAGTAGAAGATCAGCCGGCGTACATACTCTACAGATTAGATACAAAGTCGTCCGATTCAGGTTATGATTGGTTGTTTATCTCGTGGTCTCCCGATACAGCCCCCATACGCCAAAAGATGTTGTATGCTTCAACGAAAGCAACGCTCAAGCAGGAATTCGGCACGGCTTGTATAAAAGATGAGCTGCACGGTACTGTCCCAGAGGACATAACAATGGAAGGTTATCGCAGgcacaaaaaaaacgatgctGCTCCTGTTCCTCTGACCACTGCCGAGGAAGAACTTGTggagttaaaaaaaagtacCATTAACACGGACTACAGTGTTGAAACGAGGCATCAGACACTCAGTGGAGTCGCTTTCCCCGTCACTGACGAGGCCAAAAACGCTATCGTCGATTTTGGCAAAGGAATACACGAGTACATACAACTTCGAATCGAtctcgaagaagaaaaaattcatctcgtTATGGTCGCCTCCGAAGTCTCGTTGGATAAACTCCCGACCAAAGTTCCCGCCGATTCGGCCAGATATcatctttttaattttaaacATACTCACGAGGGTGATTATATGGAATGTGTAG TCTTCATATACAGCATGCCCGGATACAGTTGTAGCATTAAGGAGAGGATGTTGTATTCATCTTGCAAAGCTCCATTTCTGGATCTCATCCAATCGCTCGGTGTAAACATAGCAAAAAAG TTGGAGGTAAATACCGGAGAGGAATTAACGGACATGTTGGAGGATCCTCCAACGATAAAAGATACGGCAGCAACGACACCCGTGACCCCATCGACGCCCTCGGCTCCCATACAGACATTACCTGAGAAAAAGTCCAAGCAGAAGCGCTCTTGCGTCTTGAGTTAA
- the 140up gene encoding RPII140-upstream gene protein, producing MPSDNILLKIWNPKNPHDEVAISFIDKNKLQNETSKDRLKQMFILDENGCASKEIATVIQLSLASAMGGYLIGGVARSRVSYINFMENNQATQFINHLDAKRKLSREMYLAFTKGGFSLGWRVGLFTFIFSSILTSVATYRGKDAILEYFIAGGVTGGLFKTNMGLKGMVTGSVFGAALGTIAGGLSALTLKLGGVSMEDIRNFSKLMHDARENAKLEAQKKYMAKEFDMAQKTAKENSRAEQEFLDMKVQEESAKS from the exons ATGCCATCGgacaatattttattgaaaatctgGAACccaaaaaatcctcacgatgAGGTTGCCATTtcttttattgataaaaacaAACTACAAAATGAAACTAGTAAAGATAGGTTAAAACAAATGTTCATTCTGGA TGAAAATGGCTGTGCAAGCAAGGAGATAGCAACCGTCATTCAATTGTCTTTAGCAAGTGCCATGGGTGGTTATTTAATCGGTGGAGTTGCAAGATCCAGAGTctcatatataaattttatggaAAACAATCAAGCCACACAGTTTATAAATCATCTCGATGCCAAGCGGAAGCTCTCTCGTGAGATGTATTTGGCTTTTACAAAAGGTGGTTTTTCATTGGGCTGGCGAGTTGGTTTGTTCacgttcatattttc ATCCATTTTGACAAGTGTAGCGACTTATCGTGGCAAAGACGCGATACTAGAATACTTCATAGCTGGTGGGGTGACAGGTGGTTTGTTCAAAACAAATATGGGTCTTAAGGGGATGGTAACAGGGTCCGTCTTCGGAGCAGCTTTGGGTACAATAGCTGGAGGGCTGTCCGCTCTGACCTTGAAGTTAGGTGGTGTTTCAATGGAAGATATAAGGAACTTTTCGAAACTTATGCACGACGCCAGAGAAAA tgctAAACTCGAAGCGCAAAAGAAATATATGGCCAAAGAATTTGATATGGCGCAGAAAACTGCAAAGGAAAACAGCAGAGCCGAGCAAGAATTTTTAGACATGAAAGTCCAGGAAGAGTCAGCAAAATCTTAG